One genomic window of Mucilaginibacter sp. SJ includes the following:
- a CDS encoding L-threonylcarbamoyladenylate synthase has translation MLIKIYPENPNPKAIEQVVEVLKKGGLIIYPTDTIYGLGCDITNHRAIEAICKIRNIKPEKANFSFICYDLSHISDYIKPIDNTTFRVLKKALPGPFTFIFNASHMVPKMLSSNKKTVGIRVPDNNIAREIVRVLGNPILSTSIRDDDDIIEYSTDPELIHEKYEDLVDIVIDGGYGDNIPSTIVDCTTGDFDIVREGKGDLELYL, from the coding sequence ATGCTAATTAAAATATATCCCGAAAACCCTAATCCAAAGGCTATTGAGCAGGTGGTTGAGGTGTTAAAAAAAGGCGGCCTGATTATATACCCCACCGATACCATTTATGGTTTGGGCTGCGATATTACCAACCACCGTGCTATTGAAGCCATTTGTAAGATCAGGAATATCAAACCCGAAAAGGCCAACTTCTCATTCATTTGCTATGATCTGAGCCATATTTCTGATTACATCAAACCGATTGACAATACTACTTTCCGCGTACTAAAAAAGGCGTTGCCGGGGCCATTTACATTCATATTCAATGCCAGTCATATGGTTCCCAAAATGCTCAGCTCCAACAAAAAAACGGTTGGTATCAGGGTGCCCGACAATAATATAGCCCGCGAAATTGTGCGTGTGTTAGGTAATCCGATACTTTCTACATCTATCAGGGATGACGACGATATTATCGAGTACTCAACCGATCCGGAGCTGATCCACGAAAAATATGAAGACCTGGTGGATATTGTAATTGATGGCGGTTATGGCGACAACATCCCATCAACCATAGTTGATTGCACTACCGGCGACTTTGATATTGTTCGTGAAGGTAAAGGCGATTTGGAGTTGTATTTGTAG
- a CDS encoding YceI family protein produces MATETATKWVIDPMHSEVQFKVKHLVISTVSGFFKSFNGELLTDNDDFENAEIDFSLDINSIDTNQTQRDEHLKSAEFFDAEKYPQITFKSTSFTKTDDEEYELKGNLTIKDQTKPVTLDVEFGGSAADFYGNTKAGFEISGKINRKDFGLTWDGVTEAGSIVVGEDIKLLINIQFTKQA; encoded by the coding sequence ATGGCAACAGAAACAGCAACAAAATGGGTTATTGACCCTATGCACTCAGAAGTACAATTTAAAGTTAAACACCTGGTTATTTCAACCGTGAGTGGTTTTTTCAAAAGCTTTAACGGTGAGTTATTAACTGATAATGATGATTTTGAAAATGCTGAAATTGATTTCTCTTTAGATATCAACAGCATTGATACCAACCAGACACAACGCGACGAGCACTTGAAATCGGCCGAATTTTTTGACGCCGAAAAATATCCTCAGATCACTTTCAAATCAACTTCATTCACCAAAACTGATGATGAAGAATATGAATTGAAAGGCAACCTTACCATTAAAGATCAAACCAAACCGGTAACGCTCGACGTAGAATTTGGTGGTTCGGCTGCCGACTTTTATGGCAATACCAAAGCTGGTTTCGAAATCAGCGGTAAAATTAACCGTAAAGATTTCGGTTTAACCTGGGACGGCGTAACTGAAGCCGGTTCAATTGTAGTTGGCGAAGACATTAAATTGTTAATCAACATACAGTTCACTAAACAAGCTTAA
- a CDS encoding FMN-binding glutamate synthase family protein: MRKLFVVSFFIIFSMLALWTVIWPPAAWSFLFMGPVYLIGFYDMVQPKHSIVRNYPVFGHLRYLMEELRPKIYQYFIESDTNGTPFNRQNRSVIYQRAKKVDDTRPFGTELDVYDNGYEWLNHSIAAIDHHKLNMDPRVKVGGAACTQPYMASVFNISAMSFGSLSMNAILALNGGAKLDNFAHNTGEGGLSDYHLQPGGDIIWQIGTGYFSCRHKDGTMNYDAFAERAVLPQVKMIEIKLSQGAKPGHGGILPAAKVTPEIARIRLVEMGKDVVSPPYHTAFTNPLELMVFIQKLRDLSGGKPVGFKLCVGHKSEFLAICKAMVKTGITPDFITVDGGEGGTGAAPLEFSNSVGMPLREALAFVYDALTGFDLKKHIKLIASGKVATGFDLVKNFALGADMCNSARGMMFALGCIQALECNSNTCPTGVATQDKSLMKGLVVDDKKVRVANFHRQTVSSAIQMIGAAGLSKPCDLHRMYIYRRVNHSQILTYGELFPYIPKGSLLNTPYPASFEFDMAISSENTFVPDYSGITNVDYSNVSSY; the protein is encoded by the coding sequence ATGAGAAAGCTCTTCGTTGTTTCGTTCTTTATCATATTCAGTATGCTTGCTTTGTGGACTGTCATCTGGCCACCCGCTGCATGGTCGTTTCTGTTCATGGGGCCTGTATATCTTATCGGCTTTTATGATATGGTACAGCCCAAACACAGTATTGTGCGTAATTACCCGGTGTTTGGCCACCTGAGGTATTTGATGGAAGAACTTAGGCCTAAAATATACCAGTACTTTATTGAAAGCGATACCAACGGTACGCCTTTTAACCGTCAAAACAGGAGTGTAATTTACCAGCGAGCCAAAAAAGTTGATGACACCCGTCCCTTTGGTACCGAGCTTGATGTTTATGATAATGGCTACGAATGGCTTAACCATAGCATAGCGGCAATTGATCACCATAAATTAAATATGGATCCCCGTGTAAAGGTCGGCGGGGCGGCCTGTACGCAGCCTTATATGGCCAGCGTATTCAATATTTCGGCTATGAGCTTTGGTTCGTTGAGTATGAACGCCATACTGGCCCTTAACGGCGGTGCAAAACTGGATAACTTTGCCCATAACACCGGCGAGGGGGGATTAAGCGATTACCACTTGCAACCAGGCGGCGATATCATTTGGCAAATAGGCACCGGCTATTTCAGTTGCCGCCATAAGGATGGTACTATGAACTACGATGCCTTTGCCGAACGCGCAGTGCTTCCACAAGTGAAAATGATCGAGATCAAGCTGTCGCAAGGAGCAAAGCCTGGTCATGGGGGGATATTGCCCGCTGCCAAGGTAACACCTGAAATTGCGCGGATCAGGCTGGTGGAGATGGGGAAGGATGTGGTTTCGCCACCGTACCATACCGCGTTCACCAATCCATTGGAGCTGATGGTATTTATTCAAAAGCTTCGGGATCTTTCAGGCGGCAAGCCAGTCGGGTTTAAATTGTGCGTTGGTCATAAAAGCGAGTTTTTAGCTATTTGCAAGGCTATGGTCAAAACAGGCATTACTCCCGATTTTATTACTGTTGATGGGGGCGAAGGCGGCACCGGCGCTGCCCCGCTTGAGTTCAGTAACTCGGTAGGGATGCCGCTGCGCGAGGCTTTGGCTTTTGTTTATGACGCGCTGACCGGGTTCGATCTTAAAAAACATATCAAGCTTATAGCATCGGGAAAAGTAGCCACGGGTTTTGACCTGGTCAAAAATTTTGCCCTCGGTGCCGATATGTGTAACAGCGCCCGTGGCATGATGTTCGCCCTGGGATGTATCCAGGCGCTTGAGTGTAACAGCAATACCTGCCCTACCGGCGTGGCCACACAGGATAAAAGCCTGATGAAGGGCCTGGTAGTGGATGATAAAAAAGTACGTGTGGCTAATTTCCACCGGCAAACGGTGAGCAGCGCCATTCAGATGATAGGTGCCGCGGGTTTAAGCAAACCGTGCGACCTGCACCGCATGTATATTTATCGCCGTGTTAACCACAGCCAGATCCTCACTTATGGCGAGCTGTTCCCTTACATCCCCAAAGGCAGTTTGTTAAATACACCTTATCCGGCATCGTTTGAGTTTGACATGGCCATCAGCAGCGAAAATACGTTTGTGCCTGATTATAGCGGGATTACAAATGTTGACTACAGCAATGTGAGTTCGTATTGA
- a CDS encoding nuclear transport factor 2 family protein: MKKSTYTLFIIGFAAILSASVANAQTKAFKPKDQQLFNTIAHMDSVMFNAFNSRNLEVMKTLFAPDVEFYNDGKGVTGYDGTMAGFKGIFENKQAADLRRDLLKETLEVYPMPGFGAIEMGTHRFTHTENGQPVIGLMKFVHIWQYKDGLWKVTRVVSVGH; encoded by the coding sequence ATGAAAAAATCAACCTATACCCTGTTCATTATTGGCTTTGCTGCGATACTGTCTGCCTCGGTTGCCAACGCGCAAACCAAGGCGTTTAAACCAAAAGACCAGCAGTTATTTAACACCATCGCACACATGGATAGTGTAATGTTCAACGCCTTTAACAGCCGTAATTTAGAAGTGATGAAAACGCTGTTTGCGCCCGATGTTGAATTCTATAACGATGGTAAGGGCGTAACTGGTTATGACGGCACCATGGCCGGCTTTAAAGGAATTTTCGAGAACAAACAAGCCGCCGACCTGCGCCGCGACCTGCTTAAAGAAACGCTTGAGGTTTACCCCATGCCCGGCTTTGGCGCTATTGAAATGGGTACACATCGTTTCACACATACCGAAAACGGACAACCAGTAATCGGCCTGATGAAATTTGTACACATTTGGCAGTATAAGGATGGGCTGTGGAAAGTGACAAGGGTGGTGAGTGTCGGACATTAG
- a CDS encoding penicillin-binding protein activator LpoB, which translates to MKFNRILTVAAIAVSGIFIASCSRQVTRVSTDQTIDVSGNWNNSDARMAADELTGKILGANWIDTHLNEHQGKRPVVIVGFVQNKSHEHIDAETFLTDIESSFIQSQKVRLVQGGKKRDELRAEKADQQTNATVSSMKKFGLENGADYILQGSINSIVDSHKRQKVVYYQVNLELTNIQTNEVVWIGEKKIAKYVKN; encoded by the coding sequence ATGAAATTTAACAGGATTTTAACAGTTGCTGCAATAGCAGTTTCAGGGATTTTTATAGCCTCATGTTCAAGGCAGGTTACACGCGTTAGCACGGATCAAACTATTGATGTTAGCGGCAACTGGAATAACAGTGACGCACGAATGGCAGCCGATGAGCTTACCGGCAAAATTTTAGGTGCTAACTGGATAGATACTCACCTTAACGAGCACCAGGGTAAACGCCCGGTAGTTATAGTTGGCTTTGTACAAAATAAAAGCCACGAGCATATCGATGCCGAAACATTCTTAACCGATATTGAGAGCTCATTCATCCAATCGCAAAAAGTACGTTTAGTGCAGGGCGGTAAAAAACGTGATGAGTTACGCGCCGAAAAGGCCGATCAGCAAACAAACGCTACGGTATCAAGCATGAAAAAATTTGGCCTGGAAAATGGTGCCGATTATATACTGCAGGGTTCAATCAATTCAATAGTTGATTCGCATAAACGCCAAAAAGTTGTTTACTACCAGGTAAATCTGGAGCTTACCAACATTCAAACAAATGAAGTGGTTTGGATAGGCGAAAAGAAAATTGCCAAATACGTTAAAAACTAA
- a CDS encoding COG3014 family protein: MINLRTHILRVFSFIGLMLFLSACSTYNQSVAPYYKNVSAGNYPQAEKELDNNSLIQKPRNKLLYLMEKGRICHLKGEYENSNNYFNQADQLLDEGLTSASDAAVGVLLNSASQRYKGEDFEKFMIHYYKALNYLYLNKTEDAIVEARRITLQAQEQGDKYNNKDSRYSNDAFSLTLQGMLYESNNDVNNAFISYRNAAEIYLKSPDKTYYGTPMPVELEEDVIRTAKLNGFTTEADQFETTFGIKYEPVKPSEGGELIFFWENGLAPVKTQVDLFFSLIRNSNGDLFFTDAAGGLVIPFNYDGDRNRVNTKSVESLRVAFPKYVAQTPYYSSASISVNNQDASLVKAEDINELAFKTLQQRALKEMSGILSRLAVKKIAEYSIRAAAKSDGKTNGLLEGLGYGIQLYSLLSEKADTRNWQSLPAYISYARIPLQKGDNQVRVTLKNAQGATETKTITIQGNGRLQFYNYATLR; encoded by the coding sequence ATGATCAACTTACGTACGCATATTCTCCGGGTATTTTCTTTTATCGGGCTGATGCTTTTTTTATCGGCGTGTTCAACCTATAATCAAAGCGTTGCGCCTTATTATAAAAATGTATCGGCCGGTAATTATCCCCAGGCCGAGAAGGAGCTCGATAATAACAGCCTCATTCAAAAGCCCCGAAATAAGCTCCTTTACCTGATGGAGAAGGGGAGGATCTGCCATTTGAAAGGCGAGTACGAAAATAGTAACAACTACTTTAACCAGGCCGATCAGTTGCTTGATGAAGGTTTGACCAGCGCGTCTGACGCCGCTGTTGGCGTTTTGCTTAATTCAGCATCGCAAAGGTATAAAGGAGAGGATTTTGAAAAGTTCATGATCCATTATTATAAGGCGCTCAATTATTTGTACCTGAATAAAACAGAGGATGCTATTGTTGAAGCCCGTCGTATTACTCTACAGGCTCAGGAACAGGGCGATAAGTATAACAATAAAGACAGCCGTTACTCAAACGACGCGTTTTCGCTGACGTTGCAGGGGATGTTGTATGAAAGCAACAACGATGTAAACAATGCATTTATATCATACAGGAACGCGGCGGAGATCTATCTTAAAAGTCCTGATAAAACTTATTACGGTACCCCGATGCCCGTTGAACTGGAAGAAGACGTGATCCGCACGGCCAAGCTAAACGGCTTCACAACTGAAGCTGACCAGTTTGAAACAACCTTTGGCATTAAATATGAACCTGTAAAACCATCGGAAGGCGGTGAGCTGATATTTTTTTGGGAGAACGGCCTTGCCCCGGTAAAAACGCAGGTCGACCTGTTTTTTAGCCTGATCCGTAATAGCAACGGCGACTTGTTTTTTACGGATGCTGCCGGAGGCCTGGTAATTCCCTTTAATTACGACGGTGACAGGAACAGGGTAAACACCAAGTCGGTTGAAAGTCTACGGGTCGCATTTCCTAAATATGTTGCGCAAACACCATATTATTCAAGCGCAAGTATTTCGGTTAATAACCAGGATGCGTCATTGGTAAAAGCTGAAGATATTAATGAGCTGGCATTTAAAACTTTGCAGCAGCGTGCATTAAAAGAGATGAGCGGGATCCTGTCGCGCCTTGCGGTGAAGAAGATAGCCGAATATTCGATACGTGCTGCTGCCAAAAGTGATGGCAAAACCAACGGGTTATTAGAAGGACTTGGTTATGGCATTCAGCTTTACAGCTTACTATCTGAAAAAGCCGATACCCGTAACTGGCAAAGCTTGCCTGCTTATATTTCTTATGCACGGATCCCTTTGCAAAAAGGAGATAACCAGGTACGTGTTACCCTCAAAAATGCCCAGGGCGCAACTGAAACCAAAACCATTACCATCCAGGGGAATGGCAGGTTGCAGTTTTATAATTATGCTACCTTGCGATAG